From a region of the Fusobacterium sp. FSA-380-WT-3A genome:
- the rfbB gene encoding dTDP-glucose 4,6-dehydratase, with amino-acid sequence MKIIVTGGAGFIGGNFVHYMLKKYNDYKIICLDKLTYAGNLETLAPVMENKNFKFVKGDIADREFVYNLFEEEKPDIIVNFAAESHVDRSIEDPGIFLQTNVIGTGVLLDACKKYGIKRYHQVSTDEVYGDLPLDRPDLFFTENTPLHTSSPYSASKASADLLVQAYQRTFKLPITISRCSNNYGPYHFPEKLIPLMIANALNNKQLPVYGKGENVRDWLYVEDHCRAIDMIIHNGKVGEVYNIGGHNERTNLEVVKTIIKELGKSEDLIKYVTDRPGHDMRYAIDPTKIKEELGWEPETLFDEGIKKTIKWYLDNKEWWTNIINGEYQNYYKKMYENK; translated from the coding sequence ATGAAAATAATAGTAACAGGTGGAGCTGGGTTTATTGGTGGAAATTTTGTACACTATATGTTAAAAAAATATAATGACTATAAAATTATCTGTCTTGATAAATTAACTTATGCTGGAAATCTTGAAACTTTGGCTCCTGTAATGGAAAATAAAAACTTTAAATTTGTAAAAGGAGATATTGCTGATAGAGAGTTTGTATATAATCTTTTTGAAGAAGAAAAACCAGATATAATAGTAAACTTTGCTGCTGAAAGTCATGTGGATAGATCAATAGAGGATCCTGGAATATTTTTGCAAACAAATGTAATAGGAACAGGTGTTTTATTAGATGCTTGTAAAAAATATGGAATAAAGAGATATCATCAAGTTTCAACTGATGAAGTTTATGGTGATTTACCTTTAGATAGACCAGATTTATTTTTTACAGAAAATACTCCATTACATACATCAAGTCCATATTCGGCTTCAAAAGCTTCTGCTGATTTATTAGTACAAGCTTATCAAAGAACATTTAAATTACCTATTACAATATCAAGATGTTCTAACAACTATGGACCATATCATTTTCCAGAAAAATTAATTCCTTTAATGATAGCTAATGCATTAAATAACAAACAATTACCTGTTTATGGAAAAGGTGAAAATGTAAGAGATTGGTTATATGTAGAAGACCATTGTAGAGCAATAGATATGATAATTCATAACGGAAAAGTTGGAGAAGTCTATAACATTGGTGGACATAATGAAAGAACTAATCTAGAAGTAGTAAAAACTATAATAAAGGAGCTTGGAAAATCAGAAGATTTAATAAAATATGTGACAGATAGGCCAGGACATGATATGCGTTATGCAATAGACCCAACAAAAATAAAAGAAGAATTAGGCTGGGAACCAGAAACTTTATTTGATGAAGGAATAAAGAAAACAATAAAATGGTATTTAGATAATAAAGAATGGTGGACAAATATAATAAATGGAGAATACCAAAATTATTATAAAAAAATGTATGAAAATAAATAG
- the rfbD gene encoding dTDP-4-dehydrorhamnose reductase gives MILITGANGQLGFDFQRLFKEKNIEYIATDVNDLDITDIEKVRAFVKNKNISLIINCAAYNNVDKAEDEIELCTKLNTYAPRDLAIVSKEIGAEYITYSTDFVFDGKKNSPYTEEDIPNPLSVYGKTKYLGEQEVLKNYEKSFVVRSSWVFGIANNNFNKQVINWSNGKTQLSLVDDQISSPTYSKDLAYFTWKLIQTKKYGLYHFSNNGEASKYDQGKYLLNKIGWNGEVKKAKTSDFNLKAQRAPYTKLNSEKIEKILNEKIPTWQNGIDRFLEENK, from the coding sequence ATGATATTAATTACAGGAGCTAATGGACAACTTGGTTTCGATTTTCAAAGATTATTTAAAGAAAAAAATATAGAATACATAGCTACTGATGTAAATGATTTGGATATAACAGATATAGAAAAAGTAAGGGCTTTTGTAAAAAACAAAAATATTTCTTTGATTATAAATTGTGCTGCTTATAATAATGTTGATAAAGCAGAGGACGAGATAGAACTTTGCACAAAATTAAATACCTATGCCCCTAGAGATTTAGCAATAGTATCTAAAGAAATAGGTGCTGAATATATAACATACTCTACTGACTTTGTATTTGATGGCAAAAAAAATTCTCCATATACTGAAGAAGATATTCCTAATCCTTTATCTGTCTATGGAAAAACAAAATATTTAGGAGAGCAAGAAGTTTTAAAAAATTATGAGAAATCTTTTGTAGTAAGAAGTTCTTGGGTTTTCGGTATTGCCAACAATAATTTTAATAAACAAGTTATCAACTGGAGCAATGGAAAAACACAACTATCTTTAGTAGATGACCAAATATCAAGTCCTACATATTCTAAAGATTTAGCTTATTTTACTTGGAAACTTATTCAAACAAAAAAATATGGACTTTATCATTTCTCTAATAATGGTGAAGCTTCAAAATATGATCAAGGAAAATATCTATTAAATAAAATTGGTTGGAATGGGGAAGTAAAAAAAGCTAAAACTAGTGATTTTAATTTAAAAGCTCAAAGGGCCCCTTATACAAAATTAAATAGTGAAAAAATTGAAAAAATTTTAAATGAAAAAATTCCCACTTGGCAAAATGGAATTGATAGATTTTTAGAAGAAAATAAATAA
- a CDS encoding xanthine phosphoribosyltransferase, producing MEMLKKMIIEKGHVSNSALLKVDSFLNHQIDPNLMYAMGEEFKKIFGDLGVNKILTIEASGIAIGVTTAHAFQVPLVFAKKNKPSTMGDSYNTVVRSFTKGKEYNITVSKEFLNKGDKILIVDDFLAMGNAILGLKTIVEEAGAEVVGVGIAVEKGFQDGAKILKEAGINLYSLAIIDSLENDKITLR from the coding sequence ATGGAAATGCTAAAAAAAATGATAATTGAAAAAGGTCATGTTTCAAATTCTGCTTTATTAAAAGTAGATAGCTTTTTAAATCACCAAATTGACCCTAATTTAATGTATGCTATGGGAGAAGAATTTAAAAAAATTTTTGGAGATTTAGGAGTAAATAAAATATTGACTATTGAGGCTTCTGGAATAGCTATAGGAGTTACAACAGCACATGCTTTTCAAGTACCTTTAGTTTTTGCTAAAAAAAATAAACCTTCTACAATGGGAGATAGTTATAATACAGTTGTTCGTTCTTTCACTAAAGGAAAGGAATATAATATTACAGTCTCTAAAGAATTTTTAAATAAAGGAGATAAAATTCTTATAGTTGATGATTTTCTTGCTATGGGCAATGCAATTTTAGGATTAAAAACAATAGTTGAAGAAGCAGGAGCAGAAGTGGTAGGAGTAGGAATTGCAGTAGAAAAAGGATTCCAAGATGGAGCAAAAATTTTAAAAGAAGCAGGAATAAACTTATATTCTCTAGCAATTATTGATAGTTTAGAAAATGATAAAATTACTCTTAGATAA
- a CDS encoding nicotinate phosphoribosyltransferase, with protein sequence MERVKALTDFARVINSDRYQYTESDIFVMENTHEREAIFDMYFRKTEDNGLAVVSGIYEVVELVKILNETSEEEKRKYFSEIIKEQHLVDYLSKLKFTGDIFAMREGEIAYGNEPVITIKAPLIQAKILETPILNIMNMQMAIATKASRVTRAAHPIAVSSFGSRRAHGFDSAVSGTKASIVGGCMSHSNLVTEYRYGVPSVGTMAHSYIQTFGVGSKAEKEAFSTFIKYRKNRKSNALILLIDTYNTLKMGIKNAIEAFKENGIDDSYDGIYGVRIDSGDLAYLSKKCRKALDEAGLKKAKIFLTNGLNEDLIKSLKEQKASVDIFGVGDSIAVSKSNPCFGGVYKIVEIDNQPVIKLSEDLIKVSNPGFKEVYRIYDKNGFAYVDVITLAREKDEDRENIINGETFNTRDEQDPLKNSTLVKGEYTYKKLTRVYVKNGIITDEHKILEDVVGSRNYYLESLEKVSEERKRLEFPHKYKVNLSKDLRELKVKLIESISKEINE encoded by the coding sequence ATGGAGAGAGTAAAAGCATTAACAGATTTTGCAAGAGTTATAAACTCAGATAGATATCAATATACAGAAAGTGATATCTTTGTAATGGAAAATACTCATGAAAGAGAAGCTATTTTTGATATGTATTTCAGAAAAACAGAGGATAATGGTCTTGCCGTAGTATCTGGAATATATGAGGTAGTAGAACTTGTAAAAATTTTAAATGAAACTTCTGAAGAAGAAAAAAGAAAATATTTTTCTGAAATAATTAAAGAGCAGCATCTAGTGGATTATCTATCAAAATTAAAATTTACAGGAGATATTTTTGCTATGAGGGAAGGAGAGATAGCTTATGGAAATGAACCTGTAATTACAATAAAAGCTCCTCTTATTCAGGCTAAAATTCTAGAAACTCCCATATTAAATATTATGAATATGCAAATGGCTATTGCCACAAAAGCTTCTAGAGTTACAAGAGCGGCTCATCCAATAGCTGTATCTTCTTTTGGAAGTAGACGTGCTCATGGTTTTGATAGTGCTGTATCAGGAACAAAAGCTTCAATAGTAGGTGGGTGTATGTCTCATTCTAATCTTGTAACAGAATATAGATATGGGGTACCTAGTGTTGGAACAATGGCACATTCTTATATTCAAACGTTTGGGGTTGGAAGTAAAGCAGAAAAAGAAGCTTTTTCAACTTTTATAAAATATAGAAAAAATAGAAAATCAAATGCTTTAATTTTACTTATTGATACTTACAACACTTTAAAAATGGGAATAAAAAATGCTATAGAAGCTTTTAAAGAAAATGGAATTGATGATTCTTATGATGGAATTTATGGAGTGAGAATAGATTCTGGAGACTTAGCTTATTTATCTAAAAAATGTAGAAAAGCTTTAGATGAAGCAGGTTTAAAAAAGGCAAAAATATTTTTAACTAATGGATTAAATGAAGATTTAATAAAGTCTTTAAAAGAGCAAAAAGCTTCAGTTGATATTTTTGGTGTTGGGGATTCAATAGCAGTTAGTAAATCAAATCCTTGTTTTGGTGGAGTATATAAAATTGTAGAAATAGATAATCAACCTGTTATAAAATTATCTGAAGATTTAATAAAAGTTTCAAATCCAGGTTTCAAAGAAGTGTATAGAATATATGATAAAAATGGATTTGCATATGTTGATGTTATAACTCTAGCAAGAGAAAAAGATGAAGATAGAGAAAATATAATTAATGGAGAAACTTTTAATACTAGAGATGAACAAGATCCACTAAAAAATAGTACATTAGTAAAAGGAGAATATACTTATAAAAAACTTACTAGAGTTTATGTAAAAAATGGAATCATAACAGACGAACATAAAATTTTAGAAGATGTAGTTGGTTCTAGAAATTATTATTTAGAAAGTCTTGAAAAAGTATCTGAAGAGAGAAAAAGATTGGAGTTTCCTCATAAATATAAAGTAAATTTATCAAAAGATTTAAGAGAATTAAAAGTTAAATTAATAGAAAGTATATCAAAAGAAATTAATGAATAG
- the dtd gene encoding D-aminoacyl-tRNA deacylase — MRALIQRVLESEVKIEDKSVGKIEKGFLVLLGITHTDTEKEVEWLANKIKGLRIFEDENGKMNLGLDEISGDILIVSQFTLYGNCIKGKRPGFTEAARPDIAIPLYESFIEKFKKFNIGKVETGKFGADMKISLINDGPVTLMIDTRNINSI; from the coding sequence ATGAGAGCATTAATACAAAGAGTTCTTGAATCTGAAGTTAAAATCGAAGATAAATCTGTAGGAAAAATAGAAAAAGGATTTTTAGTTCTTTTAGGGATTACTCACACAGATACTGAAAAAGAAGTTGAATGGTTAGCTAATAAAATAAAGGGGCTTAGAATTTTTGAAGATGAAAATGGAAAAATGAATTTAGGACTTGATGAAATTTCTGGAGATATACTCATAGTTTCTCAATTTACTCTCTATGGAAATTGTATTAAGGGAAAAAGACCTGGTTTTACTGAAGCTGCTAGACCTGATATTGCTATTCCACTTTATGAAAGTTTTATAGAAAAATTTAAAAAATTTAATATTGGTAAAGTTGAAACTGGTAAATTTGGTGCTGATATGAAAATTTCTCTTATTAATGATGGCCCTGTAACTTTGATGATTGATACAAGAAATATAAATAGTATATAA
- a CDS encoding chromate transporter: MIYLTLYWSFVQIGLFSIGGGYAALPLIEHQVIEIHQWLTIAEFTDLLTISQMTPGPIALNASTFVGTKVAGLLGAIIATIGCVTPSCIIVMTLAYFYYKYNNLAVVKKVLDVLRPVVVALIGSAGLSIIASAFWGEKVIGNLGDINKIAVILFLLGIGILRKFKLSPVTIIFISGIVGVIVYSGLI; this comes from the coding sequence ATGATTTATTTAACTTTATATTGGAGTTTTGTACAAATTGGACTTTTTAGTATAGGTGGAGGATATGCTGCTCTTCCTCTTATAGAACATCAAGTTATAGAAATTCATCAATGGCTTACAATAGCAGAATTTACAGATCTTTTAACTATTTCCCAAATGACTCCAGGACCTATAGCTTTGAATGCTTCAACTTTTGTTGGTACTAAAGTTGCAGGACTATTAGGAGCTATTATAGCTACTATAGGATGTGTTACTCCATCTTGTATAATAGTTATGACTTTGGCATATTTTTATTATAAATATAATAATCTAGCTGTAGTAAAAAAAGTCTTAGATGTTTTACGTCCTGTTGTAGTAGCTTTAATCGGATCAGCTGGACTTTCTATAATTGCATCAGCATTTTGGGGAGAAAAAGTTATAGGAAATTTAGGAGATATTAATAAAATAGCAGTAATTTTATTTTTATTAGGAATTGGAATTTTAAGAAAGTTTAAATTAAGTCCTGTAACAATAATATTTATTTCTGGGATAGTTGGTGTAATTGTTTATAGTGGTTTAATATAA
- a CDS encoding chromate transporter: protein MEKEKRSYWKLFLSTFYLSAFTFGGGYVIVPLMKKKFVEDLKWIEEKEMLDLVAIGQSSPGPIAVNTSILVGYQSAGISGALCSITGTILPPLIIITIISFFYEAFKSNIIINSALKGMQAGVAAVIFDAVYKMVLDIVKQKRLSQLIIMIVAFIVAYVFNINVALIIIIAALIGVIKK, encoded by the coding sequence ATGGAAAAAGAAAAAAGATCATACTGGAAATTATTTCTTTCAACATTTTATTTAAGTGCTTTTACTTTTGGAGGAGGTTATGTTATAGTTCCTCTTATGAAAAAAAAATTTGTTGAAGATTTAAAATGGATAGAAGAAAAAGAAATGTTGGACTTAGTTGCTATTGGGCAATCTTCTCCTGGACCTATAGCTGTTAATACATCTATTCTTGTAGGATATCAAAGTGCTGGAATTTCTGGAGCTCTTTGTTCAATAACAGGAACAATTTTACCACCACTTATAATAATAACTATAATTTCATTTTTTTATGAAGCTTTTAAAAGTAATATAATAATAAATTCTGCACTAAAAGGAATGCAAGCTGGAGTTGCTGCTGTCATTTTTGATGCTGTCTATAAAATGGTTTTAGATATTGTTAAACAAAAAAGATTAAGTCAACTTATAATAATGATAGTAGCTTTTATAGTAGCTTATGTATTTAATATAAATGTAGCCTTAATAATAATTATAGCTGCTCTAATTGGGGTGATAAAAAAATGA
- the ggt gene encoding gamma-glutamyltransferase — translation MDFIFDALKYSYPSTRRVVYGKKGMVCTSQPLAAQVGLDILKKGGNAVDAAIGVAAALTVLEPTSNGIGGDAFALVWIKDKLYGMNSSGPAPMKFNTKEVIENYGNTMPKYGWIPVTVPGIPSAWAELSKKFGKLSLKEILKPAIEYAEEGFPVSPIISKLWNTAFENYKNSFEENNQIKEEFKPWFETFIFNGKAPQPGEFIKLPNHGKTLRELANTNCESFYRGKIAEKIDEFSKKTGGYLRKEDLMNFKAEFVEPISTNYRGYTVSEIPPNGHGIVTLMALNILEGFRFESVRESAKTIHRQIEAMKLAFVDGQHYVTDSRYMKVTPEKLLSKEYAEKRRKLIGEKAIDPKYGDPSCGGTVYLCTADKDGNMVSYIQSNYMGFGSGIVIPDTGIALHNRGNNFNLDIESENCAIPGKKPYHTIIPGFLSKDRKPIGPFGVMGGFMQPQGHLQVLTNTIDFGMNPQEALDAPRWQWVGGKKIEVERNFPYALTEELIRMGHDIKVVPDSIAMGRGQIIWRNEEGVLVGATEPRTDGIVAAW, via the coding sequence ATGGATTTTATTTTTGATGCTTTAAAATATAGTTATCCTTCAACTAGAAGAGTAGTTTATGGAAAAAAAGGAATGGTTTGTACTTCTCAACCTCTTGCTGCTCAGGTAGGATTGGATATTTTAAAAAAAGGTGGGAATGCTGTTGATGCAGCTATAGGAGTGGCTGCTGCTTTAACAGTTTTAGAACCTACAAGTAATGGAATAGGAGGAGATGCTTTTGCTCTTGTCTGGATAAAAGATAAATTATATGGAATGAATTCTTCAGGACCAGCTCCTATGAAATTTAATACAAAAGAAGTTATAGAAAATTATGGAAATACTATGCCTAAATATGGTTGGATTCCTGTAACTGTTCCAGGAATTCCATCAGCTTGGGCTGAATTATCTAAAAAATTTGGAAAATTATCCTTAAAAGAAATCTTGAAACCAGCCATAGAATATGCTGAGGAAGGATTTCCTGTTTCTCCTATAATTTCTAAATTATGGAATACAGCTTTTGAAAATTATAAAAATTCTTTTGAAGAAAATAATCAGATAAAAGAAGAATTTAAACCTTGGTTTGAAACTTTTATTTTTAATGGGAAAGCACCTCAGCCAGGAGAATTTATAAAACTTCCAAATCATGGAAAAACTTTGAGAGAATTAGCTAATACAAATTGTGAATCTTTTTATAGAGGAAAAATTGCTGAAAAAATAGATGAATTTTCTAAAAAAACAGGAGGATATTTAAGAAAAGAAGATTTAATGAATTTCAAAGCTGAATTTGTAGAGCCTATAAGTACTAATTATAGAGGTTATACTGTTTCTGAGATTCCACCTAATGGACATGGAATAGTTACTCTGATGGCTTTAAATATTTTAGAAGGATTTAGATTTGAATCTGTTAGAGAATCAGCAAAAACTATTCATAGACAAATTGAGGCCATGAAATTAGCTTTCGTAGATGGACAACATTATGTAACAGACAGTAGATATATGAAAGTTACACCAGAAAAATTACTTTCTAAAGAATATGCGGAAAAAAGAAGAAAATTAATTGGAGAAAAAGCTATTGACCCTAAATATGGAGACCCCTCTTGTGGTGGAACCGTGTATCTTTGTACAGCTGATAAAGATGGAAATATGGTTTCATATATTCAAAGTAATTATATGGGATTTGGTTCAGGAATAGTTATACCTGATACAGGAATTGCTCTCCATAATAGGGGAAATAATTTTAATTTAGATATTGAAAGTGAAAATTGTGCTATTCCAGGTAAAAAACCATATCATACAATAATTCCGGGATTCTTATCTAAAGATAGAAAACCTATAGGACCATTTGGAGTAATGGGAGGTTTTATGCAACCACAAGGTCATTTACAAGTTTTAACAAATACTATTGATTTTGGAATGAATCCTCAAGAAGCTTTGGATGCCCCTCGTTGGCAATGGGTAGGAGGAAAAAAAATTGAAGTAGAAAGAAATTTTCCATATGCTCTAACAGAGGAATTAATTAGAATGGGGCATGATATAAAAGTTGTTCCTGATTCTATTGCAATGGGAAGAGGACAAATAATTTGGAGAAATGAAGAGGGAGTTTTAGTTGGAGCTACAGAACCAAGAACAGATGGAATAGTAGCAGCTTGGTAA
- a CDS encoding substrate-binding periplasmic protein, which yields MENGEVCGLDADIIEEAAKRMGIKYQWSNINFDGLIPALQTKKLDIVIAGMSITPERAKSVNFSTPYLVSKVAFLGNKSNPINGVENLVGKTFGAELGTTKEASARKIKDSKVVPFAGNTAALIALKSQKVDAIVVDESVANSYLNGNSELMLIGFQEGEPKAVAFNKDDAELLEKFDKVLKEMLEDGTIDNLRKKYGV from the coding sequence ATAGAAAATGGAGAAGTTTGTGGGTTAGATGCTGATATAATCGAAGAAGCAGCTAAAAGAATGGGGATAAAGTATCAATGGTCTAATATAAATTTTGATGGTTTAATCCCAGCTCTTCAAACAAAAAAATTGGATATAGTTATTGCTGGTATGAGTATTACTCCAGAAAGAGCAAAATCTGTTAATTTTTCTACACCTTATTTAGTATCTAAAGTGGCTTTTTTAGGAAATAAATCTAATCCAATAAATGGAGTTGAAAATTTAGTTGGAAAAACTTTTGGAGCAGAATTAGGAACAACCAAAGAAGCTTCAGCTAGAAAAATAAAAGATTCAAAAGTAGTTCCTTTTGCTGGAAATACTGCTGCTCTTATAGCTCTAAAATCTCAAAAAGTTGATGCTATTGTTGTTGATGAAAGTGTTGCCAATAGTTATCTTAATGGAAATTCTGAATTAATGTTAATAGGATTCCAAGAAGGAGAACCTAAAGCTGTTGCATTTAATAAAGATGATGCTGAACTTTTAGAAAAATTTGACAAAGTATTAAAAGAGATGTTAGAAGATGGTACTATAGATAATTTAAGAAAGAAATATGGTGTTTAA
- a CDS encoding iron-containing alcohol dehydrogenase produces MFENFSFTSYYVDKVIWKTLENELENFHNILIITGNKSFESVKENILPILKDKNIIIENYLGECCYEHSSTIIKNIIGKQIDLILGIGGGKVIDTAKLVANQINKTIFIIPTIASTCAGTSALSVVYNQDKTFKEISFFKAPPEKIFIDLETIKKSPSRYTWAGIGDTLAKYYEVKIKHEYCLANNKKINFPTQMAIELSHNCKNIIIKNSEDGYYSQEINEAFKNIVLTIIVTTGMVSNFIDDFLNGAIAHSVFYGLTVLPRIEKEHLHGEVVAYGILVQLLLENNLEEYKKLTEFYKKLKFPINLTNIVRLEEFLEKENDILEEILKGPDLIDFDFNINKNNLKKALFYKNN; encoded by the coding sequence ATGTTTGAAAATTTCTCATTTACAAGTTATTATGTGGATAAAGTTATATGGAAAACTTTAGAAAATGAATTAGAAAATTTCCACAATATTTTAATAATTACAGGAAATAAGTCTTTTGAATCTGTAAAAGAAAACATTTTACCTATATTAAAGGATAAAAATATTATAATTGAAAATTATTTAGGAGAATGTTGTTATGAGCATTCTTCTACTATAATTAAAAATATAATTGGAAAACAAATAGATTTAATTTTAGGAATTGGTGGAGGAAAGGTCATAGATACAGCTAAATTAGTGGCTAATCAAATAAATAAGACTATTTTTATAATCCCAACCATTGCTTCTACTTGTGCTGGAACATCAGCTTTATCTGTTGTCTATAATCAGGATAAAACTTTTAAAGAAATATCTTTCTTTAAAGCACCACCTGAAAAAATATTTATAGATTTAGAAACTATAAAAAAGTCTCCTTCTAGATACACATGGGCTGGAATAGGAGATACTTTAGCAAAATATTATGAAGTTAAAATAAAACATGAATATTGCTTAGCTAATAATAAAAAAATAAATTTTCCAACTCAGATGGCTATAGAATTATCACATAACTGTAAAAATATTATAATAAAAAATAGTGAAGATGGATATTATTCTCAAGAAATCAATGAAGCTTTTAAAAATATAGTTTTAACTATAATTGTAACAACTGGAATGGTATCTAATTTTATAGATGACTTTTTAAATGGTGCTATTGCACACTCTGTATTTTATGGATTAACTGTTCTTCCTAGAATTGAAAAAGAACATTTACATGGAGAAGTTGTTGCATATGGAATTTTAGTTCAACTTTTATTGGAAAATAATTTAGAAGAATATAAAAAATTAACAGAATTTTATAAAAAATTAAAATTTCCAATAAATTTAACAAATATTGTTAGATTAGAAGAATTTTTAGAAAAAGAAAATGATATATTAGAAGAAATTTTAAAAGGACCAGACCTTATAGATTTTGATTTTAATATTAATAAAAACAATTTAAAAAAAGCATTATTTTATAAAAATAATTAG
- a CDS encoding aminotransferase class I/II-fold pyridoxal phosphate-dependent enzyme encodes MRKFIANKYQTMSSPMGESKVINKSSFPTINLGIGDLDITTDKIIIEKAYKDALNGHTHYTDPAGYLELREEICKYHKENFRNYNFSTDEVLVTSGACHGLYLLFKTILNPSDEIILLSPFFAVYSDAIKLSDGIPIVVETKFENKFQLIKEDIEKKITDKTKAIVLNSPCNPTGVCYNLESLKIIKELAVKYDLLVIADDVYDFYSFENSFTPIYTLPNMKERTISVCSFSKDFAMTGWRIGYIIGQKDILECMNLINQSIVYSPVAISQRAALYALKEFKRIKETQVPIFRERVMYAYERIKKIPFLDCIKPQGGIYLFINIEKTKMTSIEFTNFLIENYGIVTIPGDGFGTSGFIRIACTVNIEKLKEAFDRIEKLKF; translated from the coding sequence ATGAGAAAGTTTATTGCTAATAAATATCAAACCATGTCTTCTCCTATGGGAGAAAGTAAAGTAATTAATAAAAGTTCTTTTCCTACAATTAATTTAGGAATAGGTGATTTAGATATTACAACAGATAAAATTATTATAGAAAAAGCCTATAAAGACGCTTTAAATGGTCATACTCACTACACAGATCCTGCTGGATATTTAGAACTTAGAGAAGAAATTTGTAAATATCATAAAGAAAATTTTAGAAATTATAATTTTTCTACTGATGAGGTTTTAGTTACTTCAGGAGCATGTCATGGACTTTATCTTCTGTTTAAAACAATATTAAATCCAAGTGATGAAATTATATTACTTTCACCTTTCTTTGCTGTTTATAGTGATGCAATAAAACTTTCTGATGGGATTCCAATTGTAGTTGAAACTAAATTTGAAAATAAGTTTCAATTAATAAAAGAGGATATTGAAAAGAAAATTACTGATAAAACGAAAGCAATTGTACTAAATTCTCCTTGTAATCCAACAGGAGTTTGTTATAATTTAGAAAGTCTAAAAATTATTAAAGAACTTGCTGTAAAATATGATTTATTAGTCATAGCTGATGATGTATATGATTTTTATTCTTTTGAAAACTCTTTTACTCCTATTTATACTTTACCTAATATGAAAGAAAGAACAATTAGTGTCTGTAGTTTTTCTAAAGATTTTGCTATGACAGGTTGGAGAATAGGATATATTATTGGACAAAAAGATATTCTTGAATGTATGAATCTTATAAATCAATCAATTGTTTACAGCCCTGTGGCAATTTCTCAAAGAGCTGCTTTATATGCTCTTAAAGAATTTAAAAGAATTAAAGAAACTCAAGTTCCTATATTTAGAGAAAGAGTTATGTATGCATATGAAAGAATCAAAAAAATTCCTTTTTTAGATTGTATCAAACCTCAAGGTGGAATTTATCTTTTTATAAATATTGAAAAAACTAAAATGACTTCTATTGAGTTTACAAATTTTTTAATTGAGAATTATGGAATTGTAACTATTCCTGGTGATGGATTTGGAACTTCAGGTTTTATAAGAATTGCATGTACAGTTAATATTGAAAAATTAAAAGAAGCTTTTGATAGAATTGAAAAATTAAAATTTTAA